A region from the Rhodamnia argentea isolate NSW1041297 chromosome 7, ASM2092103v1, whole genome shotgun sequence genome encodes:
- the LOC115749725 gene encoding laccase-17-like, which produces MGSASAAAGASASWTVILTRAAFLALCALAVLPPLAQAKHGGATRHYKFDIKMQNVTRLCQTKSIVTVNGQFPGPRIVAREGDRLLIKVVNHVQYNVTIHWHGVRQLRSGWADGPAYVTQCPIQTGQTYVYNFTVTGQRGTLFWHAHISWLRATVYGPIVILPKKHASYPFPQPFKEVPIVFGEWWKADTETIINQALTTGGAPNLSDAYTMNGFPGPLYNCSAKDTFKLKVKPGKTYLLRLINAALNDELFFSVANHTLSIVEADAVYVKPFKTHTVLITPGQTTNVLLRAKSKAPNATFVMAARPYATGPGAFDNTTVTGFLEYAKPSSPSKPKASKLPILKPTLPKFNDTAFATKFSLKLRSLNTAQFPAKVPRTVDKKFFFTVGLGLNSCPKNQTCQGPNNAMLAASINNVSFVLPTTALLQAHFFKQSKGVYTTDFPANPPFKFNYTGTPLSNIMVTSGTKVAVLPFNTTVELVMQDTSIIGLESHPLHLHGFNFFVVGQGFGNFNPKKDPKNFNLVDPAERNTVSVPSGGWVAIRFLADNPGVWFMHCHLEVHTSWGLKMAWIVMDGKGWKQKLPPPPADLPKC; this is translated from the exons ATGGGCTCTGCTAGTGCTGCTGCTGGTGCCTCGGCTTCATGGACGGTGATTCTGACGAGAGCCGCATTCCTCGCGCTGTGCGCTCTCGCGGTTTTGCCACCTCTCGCTCAGGCGAAGCATGGAGGCGCCACTAGGCATTACAAGTTCGAT ATCAAGATGCAGAATGTGACGAGGTTGTGCCAGACGAAGAGCATTGTCACGGTCAATGGCCAGTTCCCGGGGCCTCGAATCGTCGCAAGAGAAGGTGACCGGCTTTTAATCAAAGTGGTTAACCACGTCCAGTACAATGTCACCATCCACTG GCATGGAGTCCGACAGCTCAGGAGCGGATGGGCGGATGGGCCGGCGTACGTCACACAGTGCCCGATTCAAACTGGCCAAACCTATGTCTACAACTTCACCGTGACTGGCCAAAGGGGAACACTGTTTTGGCATGCCCACATATCATGGCTCAGGGCGACGGTGTACGGCCCGATCGTGATCCTCCCGAAGAAACATGCTTCTTACCCTTTTCCCCAACCTTTCAAAGAAGTTCCCATAGTTTTCG GAGAATGGTGGAAAGCCGACACAGAAACCATCATAAACCAGGCCTTGACGACCGGAGGCGCGCCAAACCTCTCCGACGCCTACACGATGAATGGCTTTCCAGGGCCCCTATACAATTGTTCGGCCAAAG ATACGTTCAAGCTCAAAGTTAAGCCCGGAAAGACCTACCTCCTTCGCCTCATCAACGCCGCCCTCAACGACGAGCTCTTCTTCAGCGTCGCCAACCACACGCTCAGCATCGTAGAAGCCGATGCAGTTTACGTGAAGCCCTTCAAGACCCACACTGTGCTAATTACCCCAGGACAGACCACCAACGTCCTGCTCCGAGCAAAATCTAAGGCCCCGAATGCCACATTCGTCATGGCGGCTAGGCCCTATGCCACTGGTCCCGGCGCCTTCGACAACACCACCGTCACTGGATTCCTCGAATACGCCAAACCCTCTTCACCCTCAAAACCTAAGGCATCCAAACTCCCTATCCTCAAGCCAACCCTACCGAAGTTCAACGACACGGCATTCGCCACGAAATTCTCCCTAAAGCTACGTAGCTTAAACACCGCTCAGTTCCCCGCAAAGGTACCCCGAACCGTGGACAAGAAGTTCTTCTTCACCGTCGGCCTAGGGTTGAACTCATGCCCGAAAAACCAAACCTGCCAAGGTCCTAACAACGCAATGCTGGCGGCCTCAATAAACAACGTCTCCTTCGTGCTGCCGACCACGGCCTTACTCCAAGCTCACTTCTTCAAGCAGTCCAAGGGGGTTTACACCACTGATTTCCCCGCCAACCCTCCTTTCAAGTTCAACTACACGGGTACCCCGCTGAGCAACATCATGGTGACTAGCGGCACGAAGGTGGCGGTCCTGCCGTTCAACACGACCGTGGAGCTGGTGATGCAGGATACGAGCATCATCGGTTTGGAGAGCCACCCTCTTCACCTCCATGGATTCAACTTCTTCGTGGTGGGTCAGGGTTTTGGGAACTTCAACCCGAAGAAGGACCCCAAGAATTTTAATCTGGTCGACCCGGCAGAGAGGAACACGGTCAGTGTCCCGTCCGGTGGGTGGGTGGCCATCCGGTTTCTCGCGGACAATCCAG GGGTGTGGTTCATGCACTGTCACTTGGAGGTTCACACGAGCTGGGGACTGAAGATGGCATGGATTGTCATGGACGGAAAGGGTTGGAAGCAAaagttgccgccgccgccagccGATCTTCCTAAGTGTTGA
- the LOC115749776 gene encoding amino acid transporter AVT1E, which produces MKLDEDLGPDRQDEFQTDDEENQAERNCGYDDDEDVSQSDDLSPTSQNSFDDCNDVNPPSWPQSYRQSMDMFTSVTPPSISFLKGSSLTHRRLPPSYSESSLHKPLVSSTNFDKEVLPQTTSFQSFTSLYSILSVPELPPPREQCSVAQAALNGINVICGMGTLAVPYAVHEGGWLSLLLLLLFCIISFYTGILLQRCLEGSPGLKTYPDIGQAAFGVSGRLVIAIILYMELYASCIEYTIMMSDNLAKMFPKAHMYIGGMYLTSHQFFAITTTLVVLPTVWLRNFGILSYLSAGGVVASILLVICLLWLGVVDQVGFHPSGTIIDLANLPFTLGIYGFCYAGHSVFPNIYSSMKEPSKFPGVLVATMGFPSVIYIGVSVCGFLMFGDNIKSQFTLNMPQQYMATKVAIWTAVLNPMTKYALTIMPVALSLEELLPSSHRKSYSIALIIRSVLVMSILIVALAVPFFGLVMALMGSLLAMLGAIIFPCACYLKMLKGRLTKWEIAACGSIITFGLFCSCIGTYSAFANLVNKMV; this is translated from the exons ATGAAACTCGACGAGGATCTAGGACCTGACCGGCAAGACGAGTTCCAGACGGACGACGAAGAAAACCAAGCCGAGCGGAACTGTGGTTACGACGATGACGAGGACGTTAGCCAGTCCGATGATCTCTCACCCACCTCGCAAAACTCGTTCGATGATTGCAATGACGTCAATCCTCCGTCCTGGCCTCAGAGCTACAG GCAGTCTATGGACATGTTCACCAGCGTTACTCCTCCTTCGATAAGTTTCTTAAAAGGCTCTAGCTTGACACATAGAAGACTGCCACCTTCCTACTCCGAATCCTCCCTGCACAAGCCACTAGTTTCGTCGACAAATTTCGACAAGGAAGTACTTCCGCAAACTACTTCTTTTCAATCATTCACATCTTTGTACAGTATACTTTCTGTGCCTGAACTGCCGCCTCCAAGAGAACAGTGCTCGGTTGCTCAAGCCGCACTAAATG GAATAAATGTGATTTGTGGCATGGGAACTCTAGCTGTTCCATATGCAGTCCATGAAGGAGGATGGTTAAGTCTGCTACTGCTTCTTCTCTTCTGTATTATCTCCTTCTACACTGGAATCTTATTGCAACGCTGTTTGGAAGGTTCTCCGGGACTCAAGACTTACCCCGACATTGGACAGGCCGCCTTCGGTGTGTCAGGTCGCCTAGTAATAGCT ATAATACTCTACATGGAACTGTAT GCTTCTTGCATAGAGTATACAATCATGATGAGCGATAACTTGGCCAAAATGTTCCCAAAAGCCCATATGTACATCGGAGGCATGTATTTGACGTCGCATCAATTCTTTGCCATTACGACAACTCTTGTCGTTCTCCCAACTGTTTGGCTGCGGAATTTTGGCATACTTTCTTACCTTTCAG CTGGAGGAGTCGTCGCATCGATTTTGTTGGTGATTTGCTTATTATGGTTAGGAGTGGTGGACCAAGTGGGGTTCCACCCAAGCGGGACCATCATAGATCTTGCGAACCTACCATTTACACTAGGAATATACGGTTTCTGCTACGCAGGACATTCGGTTTTCCCAAATATATACTCCTCCATGAAGGAGCCGTCGAAATTTCCAGGGGTTTTAGTGGCGAC CATGGGTTTTCCTTCTGTCATTTACATCGGTGTATCAGTATGCGGATTCCTGATGTTCGGGGATAATATCAAATCTCAGTTCACCTTAAACATGCCCCAACAATATATGGCAACAAAAGTAGCGATTTGGACGGCG GTTCTGAACCCAATGACAAAGTATGCTTTGACAATTATGCCAGTGGCATTGAGTTTGGAGGAACTCTTGCCCTCATCACATCGTAAATCTTACAGCATAGCATTGATCATCAGGAGTGTCCTAGTAATGTCGATTTTGATCGTAGCACTGGCAGTTCCATTCTTTG GTCTTGTGATGGCCCTGATGGGATCTCTTCTTGCAATGTTAGGG GCAATCATCTTCCCCTGCGCATGTTATCTCAAGATGCTTAAGGGTAGACTGACCAAGTGGGAG ATTGCAGCTTGCGGATCCATCATTACTTTCGGCCTCTTTTGCTCTTGTATCGGCACATACTCAGCATTCGCAAATTTGGTGAACAAGATGGTCTAA
- the LOC115749726 gene encoding aspartic proteinase PCS1, giving the protein MNDRRISLLFFSAALLFPVQAQSQEALILPLQTQEVPPGSVPTPPNKLAFRHNISLTVSLTVGTPPQNVSMVIDTGSELSWLHCNRTPDYPLSFDPTRSASYAPIPCSSPTCTARTRDFQIPASCDAGNLCHATLSYADASSSEGNLAADTFSIGSGRMPGLVFGCMRTASSSNPEEDARNTGLMGMNLGSLSFVSQMGFPKFSYCISGSDFSGLLLLGDGGSEANLSSWLAPLNYTPLVRVSTPLPYFDRVAYTVQLEGIRVSDVMLPLPESAFLPDHTGAGQTMVDSGTQFTFLLGPVYDALRAEFLKQTGGVLQQLDDPNFVFQGAMDLCYCVPLGQANLPPLPSVSLVFRGAEMTIPGDRALYRVPGQVRGNDSVHCLTFGNADLLGVEAFVIGHHHQQNVWMEFDLEKSRIGLAHVRCDLVGQRFGLGLQGELRRG; this is encoded by the exons ATGAATGACCGGcgcatctctctcctcttcttctccgccGCCCTTCTCTTCCCCGTTCAGGCTCAGTCCCAGGAGGCTCTGATCCTGCCCCTCCAGACCCAGGAAGTCCCGCCCGGGTCTGTCCCCACGCCCCCCAACAAGCTCGCCTTCCGCCACAACATCAGCCTCACCGTCTCCCTCACCGTCGGCACTCCCCCCCAGAACGTCTCCATGGTCATCGACACCGGCAGCGAGCTCTCCTGGCTCCACTGCAACCGCACCCCCGACTACCCCCTCTCCTTCGACCCGACCCGCTCCGCCTCCTACGCCCCCATCCCCTGCTCCTCACCAACCTGCACCGCCCGCACCCGCGACTTCCAGATCCCCGCCTCCTGCGACGCCGGTAACCTCTGCCACGCCACTCTGTCCTACGCCGACGCATCCTCCAGCGAGGGCAACCTCGCCGCCGACACTTTCTCCATCGGGTCGGGCCGCATGCCGGGCCTGGTTTTCGGGTGCATGCGCACCGCCTCCAGCTCCAACCCGGAGGAGGATGCCCGGAACACCGGGCTCATGGGCATGAACCTCGGGTCGCTCTCCTTCGTCTCCCAGATGGGCTTCCCCAAGTTCTCCTACTGCATCTCCGGGTCGGACTTCTCGGGCCTCCTGCTGCTCGGCGATGGCGGCAGCGAGGCGAACCTCTCCTCGTGGCTCGCGCCGCTAAACTACACCCCTTTGGTCCGGGTGTCGACCCCGCTGCCGTACTTCGACCGGGTGGCGTACACCGTCCAGCTGGAGGGgatccgggtgtcggacgtgaTGCTCCCGCTGCCCGAGTCCGCCTTCCTGCCCGATCACACGGGGGCGGGTCAGACGATGGTAGACTCGGGCACCCAGTTCACCTTTCTTCTCGGGCCGGTTTATGACGCCTTGAGAGCCGAGTTTCTGAAGCAAACTG GAGGCGTCTTGCAGCAATTGGATGATCCGAACTTCGTGTTCCAAGGAGCCATGGATCTGTGCTACTGCGTCCCGCTGGGTCAGGCGAATCTACCGCCCCTGCCCTCGGTGAGCCTGGTGTTTCGGGGCGCAGAGATGACCATACCGGGCGACCGGGCACTGTACCGGGTCCCGGGTCAAGTGAGGGGGAACGACTCGGTTCATTGCCTGACTTTCGGGAACGCCGACTTGCTGGGGGTGGAGGCATTCGTGATCGGCCACCACCATCAGCAAAACGTGTGGATGGAGTTCGATCTCGAGAAATCTAGGATCGGTCTCGCGCACGTGCGTTGCGACCTAGTCGGTCAGAGATTCGGTCTCGGCCTGCAGGGTGAACTCCGACGCGGCTGA
- the LOC115749731 gene encoding protein FAR-RED-ELONGATED HYPOCOTYL 1-LIKE isoform X2: protein MTDGGDELRRGSRIPERGRPNPSNRNRSCRHGPSGHVARVVFVIRMTPDKQKETGLKLKDTRRPLHSPVAAALVHLASSPGILSVHVSCRDGGREGEPVRFNFEAIKAPNIVDLSKKRKILSEHFDLPLPKHKCLDGGFDPVLLFGYDGNPDIEDLPASKIKRPIEGCCSCNELQPESAKDSNCFAEDSDIAMSAYGGCNLGPDVAVITSGASTSSVKWAWNSSQDMPHSSGAEKAVTRVDNNDGVGKHDPPDQDNDFQMLLEEQLLEFGCHGGYTCEYANDCLETCATKEVEDSIYSNASNPDNFVLSSGRWSTNHDTLLGTRKPTIDQEFEDYFSTLMM from the exons ATGACCGACGGCGGAGACGAGCTTCGCCGAGGATCGCGAATCCCCGAGCGAGGCAGACCAAATCCGTCTAATCGCAACCGGTCGTGCCGACACGGTCCGTCCGGCCACGTAGCTCGCGTCGTCTTTGTAATAAGAATGACACCTGACAAGCAGAAAGAAACGGGCCTAAAGTTAAAAGACACGAGACGCCCCCTGCATAGTCCAGTAGCGGCCGCCCTTGTTCATCTTGCTTCGTCGCCTGGTATTCTTTCGGTGCATGTTTCGTGTCGCGATGGAGGGAGGGAAGGCGAGCCCGTCAGATTCAA CTTTGAAGCAATAAAAGCTCCAAATATTGTTGACTTgagcaagaaaaggaagatttTATCTGAGCATTTTGATTTGCCTTTACCAAAGCACAAGTGCTTGGATGGAGGCTTTGATCCAGTTCTGCTCTTTGGGTATGATGGAAACCCAGATATTGAGGACTTGCCTGCATCCAAAATCAAGAGGCCGATTGAGGGATGTTGCAGTTGCAATGAATTACAACCTGAATCAGCAAAAGACAGCAACTGCTTTGCTGAAGATTCCGACATTGCTATGTCTGCTTATGGCGGGTGTAATTTAGGCCCAGATGTTGCTGTGATAACCAGTGGAGCTTCCACTTCTTCTGTCAAATGGGCCTGGAACAGTTCACAAGACATGCCTCATTCCTCTGGTGCTGAAAAGGCTGTAACAAGAGTTGATAACAACGATGGAGTTGGGAAGCATGATCCTCCCGATCAAGACAATGACTTTCAAATGTTACTTGAAGAGCAGCTTTTAGAATTTGGATGCCATGGGGGATACACATGTGAATATGCAAATGACTGCCTGGAGACATGTGCAACTAAAGAAGTGGAAGACAGTATTTACTCCAATGCTTCAAATCCAGATAATTTTGTCCTTTCATCAGGAAGATGGAGTACTAACCATG ATACTCTCCTCGGGACTAGAAAACCAACGATTGATCAAGAATTTGAAGATTACTTCTCCACGCTCATGATGTAG
- the LOC115749731 gene encoding uncharacterized protein LOC115749731 isoform X3 has product MFRVAMEGGKASPSDSSSFEAIKAPNIVDLSKKRKILSEHFDLPLPKHKCLDGGFDPVLLFGYDGNPDIEDLPASKIKRPIEGCCSCNELQPESAKDSNCFAEDSDIAMSAYGGCNLGPDVAVITSGASTSSVKWAWNSSQDMPHSSGAEKAVTRVDNNDGVGKHDPPDQDNDFQMLLEEQLLEFGCHGGYTCEYANDCLETCATKEVEDSIYSNASNPDNFVLSSGRWSTNHDLDFLDLGLFGFHLNRGIACRHLRLHQEANI; this is encoded by the exons ATGTTTCGTGTCGCGATGGAGGGAGGGAAGGCGAGCCCGTCAGATTCAAGCAG CTTTGAAGCAATAAAAGCTCCAAATATTGTTGACTTgagcaagaaaaggaagatttTATCTGAGCATTTTGATTTGCCTTTACCAAAGCACAAGTGCTTGGATGGAGGCTTTGATCCAGTTCTGCTCTTTGGGTATGATGGAAACCCAGATATTGAGGACTTGCCTGCATCCAAAATCAAGAGGCCGATTGAGGGATGTTGCAGTTGCAATGAATTACAACCTGAATCAGCAAAAGACAGCAACTGCTTTGCTGAAGATTCCGACATTGCTATGTCTGCTTATGGCGGGTGTAATTTAGGCCCAGATGTTGCTGTGATAACCAGTGGAGCTTCCACTTCTTCTGTCAAATGGGCCTGGAACAGTTCACAAGACATGCCTCATTCCTCTGGTGCTGAAAAGGCTGTAACAAGAGTTGATAACAACGATGGAGTTGGGAAGCATGATCCTCCCGATCAAGACAATGACTTTCAAATGTTACTTGAAGAGCAGCTTTTAGAATTTGGATGCCATGGGGGATACACATGTGAATATGCAAATGACTGCCTGGAGACATGTGCAACTAAAGAAGTGGAAGACAGTATTTACTCCAATGCTTCAAATCCAGATAATTTTGTCCTTTCATCAGGAAGATGGAGTACTAACCATG ACCTGGATTTCTTGGATCTGGGATTGTTTGGTTTTCATTTAAATAGAGGCATAGCTTGCAGACACTTAAGATTGCATCAGGAGGCGAATATTTAA
- the LOC115749699 gene encoding probable WRKY transcription factor 49 isoform X1, producing the protein MEDGMVFGDDEEELVRELLNVESPLFMTMDPSTESSDQEAAIKRLMSNVYSGPTIQDIESALFLSTHHMDAQPPRDYSPARVQTSSFQRGLNKIEHKYTLKIKSCGNGVTDDGYKWRKYGQKSIKNSANPRSYYKCTNPRCNAKKQVERSSDDPDTLIVTYEGLHLHFAYPYFPLDQAHQLDPPVKKPRNDASSTDAQAHDKANQVQEAEGSAAAFTTRPAQTAIEDCPLGSTQEAIGRQGLGLLEDVVPFMIRNPTRSNVVLAHSSSSSSSSYNHVSPPNSPSYQSSSPSYAPPYYGIGLGPCIK; encoded by the exons ATGGAGGACGGCATGGTTTTCGGTGACGACGAGGAAGAGCTTGTGAGGGAGCTTCTCAACGTGGAGTCTCCCCTCTTCATGACGATGGACCCGTCGACGGAGTCGTCTGATCAAGAGGCCGCCATCAAGAGGCTCATGTCCAACGTCTATTCGGGCCCCACGATCCAGGACATCGAGAGCGCCTTGTTCTTGAGCACCCACCACATGGATGCTCAACCACCACGAGATTATTCACCAGCCAG GGTTCAAACTTCGTCGTTTCAGAGGGGGCTCAATAAGATCGAGCACAAGTATACGCTTAAGATAAAGAGTTGTGGAAATGGGGTGACCGATGACGGATACAAATGGAGGAAATACGGCCAAAAGTCTATCAAGAACAGTGCCAATCCGAG AAGCTACTACAAGTGCACGAACCCAAGGTGCAACGCCAAGAAGCAGGTGGAGCGATCCAGCGACGACCCGGACACGCTCATCGTCACCTATGAAGGTCTCCACCTCCACTTCGCGTACCCTTACTTCCCCCTCGACCAGGCCCACCAATTGGACCCGCCAGTCAAGAAGCCCAGGAATGACGCTTCGTCGACCGACGCCCAAGCCCACGATAAGGCCAATCAAGTCCAGGAAGCGGAAGGAAGCGCCGCAGCCTTCACGACCCGGCCAGCCCAAACTGCGATCGAAGACTGTCCTCTTGGCTCGACCCAAGAAGCGATCGGCCGCCAAGGGCTTGGGCTTCTCGAAGACGTGGTGCCCTTCATGATTAGGAACCCAACGAGGAGCAACGTCGTCTTGGCCCATtcgtcgtcttcgtcttcttcgtcgTACAACCACGTCTCGCCTCCAAATTCGCCTTCTTATCAGTCAAGCTCCCCGAGTTATGCACCGCCGTACTATGGCATAGGGCTTGGTCCATGCATCAAGTGA
- the LOC115749731 gene encoding uncharacterized protein LOC115749731 isoform X1, producing MTDGGDELRRGSRIPERGRPNPSNRNRSCRHGPSGHVARVVFVIRMTPDKQKETGLKLKDTRRPLHSPVAAALVHLASSPGILSVHVSCRDGGREGEPVRFNFEAIKAPNIVDLSKKRKILSEHFDLPLPKHKCLDGGFDPVLLFGYDGNPDIEDLPASKIKRPIEGCCSCNELQPESAKDSNCFAEDSDIAMSAYGGCNLGPDVAVITSGASTSSVKWAWNSSQDMPHSSGAEKAVTRVDNNDGVGKHDPPDQDNDFQMLLEEQLLEFGCHGGYTCEYANDCLETCATKEVEDSIYSNASNPDNFVLSSGRWSTNHDLDFLDLGLFGFHLNRGIACRHLRLHQEANI from the exons ATGACCGACGGCGGAGACGAGCTTCGCCGAGGATCGCGAATCCCCGAGCGAGGCAGACCAAATCCGTCTAATCGCAACCGGTCGTGCCGACACGGTCCGTCCGGCCACGTAGCTCGCGTCGTCTTTGTAATAAGAATGACACCTGACAAGCAGAAAGAAACGGGCCTAAAGTTAAAAGACACGAGACGCCCCCTGCATAGTCCAGTAGCGGCCGCCCTTGTTCATCTTGCTTCGTCGCCTGGTATTCTTTCGGTGCATGTTTCGTGTCGCGATGGAGGGAGGGAAGGCGAGCCCGTCAGATTCAA CTTTGAAGCAATAAAAGCTCCAAATATTGTTGACTTgagcaagaaaaggaagatttTATCTGAGCATTTTGATTTGCCTTTACCAAAGCACAAGTGCTTGGATGGAGGCTTTGATCCAGTTCTGCTCTTTGGGTATGATGGAAACCCAGATATTGAGGACTTGCCTGCATCCAAAATCAAGAGGCCGATTGAGGGATGTTGCAGTTGCAATGAATTACAACCTGAATCAGCAAAAGACAGCAACTGCTTTGCTGAAGATTCCGACATTGCTATGTCTGCTTATGGCGGGTGTAATTTAGGCCCAGATGTTGCTGTGATAACCAGTGGAGCTTCCACTTCTTCTGTCAAATGGGCCTGGAACAGTTCACAAGACATGCCTCATTCCTCTGGTGCTGAAAAGGCTGTAACAAGAGTTGATAACAACGATGGAGTTGGGAAGCATGATCCTCCCGATCAAGACAATGACTTTCAAATGTTACTTGAAGAGCAGCTTTTAGAATTTGGATGCCATGGGGGATACACATGTGAATATGCAAATGACTGCCTGGAGACATGTGCAACTAAAGAAGTGGAAGACAGTATTTACTCCAATGCTTCAAATCCAGATAATTTTGTCCTTTCATCAGGAAGATGGAGTACTAACCATG ACCTGGATTTCTTGGATCTGGGATTGTTTGGTTTTCATTTAAATAGAGGCATAGCTTGCAGACACTTAAGATTGCATCAGGAGGCGAATATTTAA
- the LOC115749699 gene encoding probable WRKY transcription factor 49 isoform X2: MEDGMVFGDDEEELVRELLNVESPLFMTMDPSTESSDQEAAIKRLMSNVYSGPTIQDIESALFLSTHHMDAQPPRDYSPARVQTSSFQRGLNKIEHKYTLKIKSCGNGVTDDGYKWRKYGQKSIKNSANPSYYKCTNPRCNAKKQVERSSDDPDTLIVTYEGLHLHFAYPYFPLDQAHQLDPPVKKPRNDASSTDAQAHDKANQVQEAEGSAAAFTTRPAQTAIEDCPLGSTQEAIGRQGLGLLEDVVPFMIRNPTRSNVVLAHSSSSSSSSYNHVSPPNSPSYQSSSPSYAPPYYGIGLGPCIK; this comes from the exons ATGGAGGACGGCATGGTTTTCGGTGACGACGAGGAAGAGCTTGTGAGGGAGCTTCTCAACGTGGAGTCTCCCCTCTTCATGACGATGGACCCGTCGACGGAGTCGTCTGATCAAGAGGCCGCCATCAAGAGGCTCATGTCCAACGTCTATTCGGGCCCCACGATCCAGGACATCGAGAGCGCCTTGTTCTTGAGCACCCACCACATGGATGCTCAACCACCACGAGATTATTCACCAGCCAG GGTTCAAACTTCGTCGTTTCAGAGGGGGCTCAATAAGATCGAGCACAAGTATACGCTTAAGATAAAGAGTTGTGGAAATGGGGTGACCGATGACGGATACAAATGGAGGAAATACGGCCAAAAGTCTATCAAGAACAGTGCCAATCCGAG CTACTACAAGTGCACGAACCCAAGGTGCAACGCCAAGAAGCAGGTGGAGCGATCCAGCGACGACCCGGACACGCTCATCGTCACCTATGAAGGTCTCCACCTCCACTTCGCGTACCCTTACTTCCCCCTCGACCAGGCCCACCAATTGGACCCGCCAGTCAAGAAGCCCAGGAATGACGCTTCGTCGACCGACGCCCAAGCCCACGATAAGGCCAATCAAGTCCAGGAAGCGGAAGGAAGCGCCGCAGCCTTCACGACCCGGCCAGCCCAAACTGCGATCGAAGACTGTCCTCTTGGCTCGACCCAAGAAGCGATCGGCCGCCAAGGGCTTGGGCTTCTCGAAGACGTGGTGCCCTTCATGATTAGGAACCCAACGAGGAGCAACGTCGTCTTGGCCCATtcgtcgtcttcgtcttcttcgtcgTACAACCACGTCTCGCCTCCAAATTCGCCTTCTTATCAGTCAAGCTCCCCGAGTTATGCACCGCCGTACTATGGCATAGGGCTTGGTCCATGCATCAAGTGA
- the LOC115749731 gene encoding protein FAR-RED-ELONGATED HYPOCOTYL 1-LIKE isoform X4 encodes MFRVAMEGGKASPSDSSSFEAIKAPNIVDLSKKRKILSEHFDLPLPKHKCLDGGFDPVLLFGYDGNPDIEDLPASKIKRPIEGCCSCNELQPESAKDSNCFAEDSDIAMSAYGGCNLGPDVAVITSGASTSSVKWAWNSSQDMPHSSGAEKAVTRVDNNDGVGKHDPPDQDNDFQMLLEEQLLEFGCHGGYTCEYANDCLETCATKEVEDSIYSNASNPDNFVLSSGRWSTNHDTLLGTRKPTIDQEFEDYFSTLMM; translated from the exons ATGTTTCGTGTCGCGATGGAGGGAGGGAAGGCGAGCCCGTCAGATTCAAGCAG CTTTGAAGCAATAAAAGCTCCAAATATTGTTGACTTgagcaagaaaaggaagatttTATCTGAGCATTTTGATTTGCCTTTACCAAAGCACAAGTGCTTGGATGGAGGCTTTGATCCAGTTCTGCTCTTTGGGTATGATGGAAACCCAGATATTGAGGACTTGCCTGCATCCAAAATCAAGAGGCCGATTGAGGGATGTTGCAGTTGCAATGAATTACAACCTGAATCAGCAAAAGACAGCAACTGCTTTGCTGAAGATTCCGACATTGCTATGTCTGCTTATGGCGGGTGTAATTTAGGCCCAGATGTTGCTGTGATAACCAGTGGAGCTTCCACTTCTTCTGTCAAATGGGCCTGGAACAGTTCACAAGACATGCCTCATTCCTCTGGTGCTGAAAAGGCTGTAACAAGAGTTGATAACAACGATGGAGTTGGGAAGCATGATCCTCCCGATCAAGACAATGACTTTCAAATGTTACTTGAAGAGCAGCTTTTAGAATTTGGATGCCATGGGGGATACACATGTGAATATGCAAATGACTGCCTGGAGACATGTGCAACTAAAGAAGTGGAAGACAGTATTTACTCCAATGCTTCAAATCCAGATAATTTTGTCCTTTCATCAGGAAGATGGAGTACTAACCATG ATACTCTCCTCGGGACTAGAAAACCAACGATTGATCAAGAATTTGAAGATTACTTCTCCACGCTCATGATGTAG
- the LOC115749733 gene encoding cyclin-dependent protein kinase inhibitor SMR4 — protein MAEEEGCTTPKHEEYRIPPPSICPPPPKKKKPASGKMRDAPKNGYFQPPDLDALFSVPPRREACA, from the coding sequence ATGGCAGAGGAGGAAGGCTGCACGACGCCCAAGCACGAGGAGTACAGAATTCCGCCGCCCAGCATCTGCCCCCCAccgccgaagaagaagaagccggcCAGCGGGAAGATGAGGGACGCGCCGAAGAACGGGTACTTCCAGCCGCCGGATCTCGATGCTCTGTTCTCTGTGCCTCCGAGGAGAGAAGCTTGTGCTTAG